The Drosophila sechellia strain sech25 chromosome 2R, ASM438219v1, whole genome shotgun sequence nucleotide sequence AAGTTCCGTTGAACACGGACCCACTGGGAGCACCAAATTATTGCCACGATCAACCATTGCAGAACaaaattttcaatatattttttcgaTCTAATACTAAggtaaataatttattcgtTTGCCAGTGACAGACTGGCGGTTTATACTCTACCTACTTCGATATAACAAACTAGCCGGAAACTGCTAGGCAACGGCCTGGTCCCCAGGACTTTCCTGTTGATCCCCTTGGGGGGAATCGTCCTCCACGATGAGGGATACTTCCTTGGGTCGGAGTATACAGTAGTAAACGATTAAAGTGGCCAGAAATAGTATTCCACTGTAAACGATCCACTCCCAGATGAAACCGAACCACCAGGACTCAAACTCTTCGTTTGCATACCAAATGGACGATATGGTAATGTTCTCGACGAGCGTGAGCACCAGGTATCCACCATACCACAATCGAATGTTCTTGAAGGACACCCGGAATTCCATTaacacatatatatagatgtaGGCGAGAAGAAGTAGGAACAGGCTCCGACTCCAACTACCACGACAACGGGTTTCCAATGCCAGGCAGCCCAGCATCAGGGCATAGTGTACGCCCACCAAGATGAAGAATGCCTTCGGATAGAAGACACAGAAGGTGGACAACGAAAGCATTCTCATGGTGATAAAGGCAATCCATCCGAAGAAGGACACCGTCCTGCCCGCGAAATCATCCTGTTGGATTCCATTCACAATTTTGGTGGGTCGCGGGAAATAAAAGTCCACCACGTCCTTGGGAGTTAGAGGTGATGGTTTGGGTGATTGGGAAATCAGAACAGTGTGCTCCTCGGGATCCTCGTCTTTGAGCCTGCCCATGAGGAGCTTGGGCGGATGTGGGACATTCTCTTTGATGTACAGTTGGGCATTAACCAGCAGCATGTCTTTGAAGGTTTCCAGTTGGGACAGAGGTCTAGTGACCCGACGGCTCTTTCGATGCTCATTGTCCGACATGGTTCGTCGCAAGTCGGGAGTTGGAGGATCCTCCTCGGTTGGCTTCAGAACGGGTAATTCTGGTGGTGCAGTTTTCGGCGGCGGTGGAGGAGCTGGTGTCTCGGGTATGCTGTCCAACACCTCGATGGTGTCCAAGTCCCCCAGATCCTCGTATCGCACTTTCAGCCTGGGCCTTGTACCCTGTATCTTCTCCTCATCGGTAGCATTATCTATCGGCCCGGAGTGCAGTAGTGCTCGCGTTTCCAGTTGCTCAAGTGCATCGTTGTCCACCTCATCTTCTCCCTGAATTTGCAGCTCATGTGTGGCCTCACCTGAGTTGGGCAATGACTTGCGGGCCCGAAAGTTCTCCATTATCTTGTCGGATTCCGGGAAACTGGTGATGGTGCGCTCGGATTCGCGCTTTTTCCGCTCAGCCTCACAGCATAGGCGTTCATTCTGCTCCAGCTGGCATCGATGGCTGTCCACCTGTTGCGGAGTGGCCCAGGGGTAATGGCGACCCACCCGCCGCTGGCTTTCCATTCTATGGTAACTGGTGGTTATGGCAGCCAGATCAATGGCTGAGAATACCAGCGATAAGGATTGAACAGCAGCTAAAGGCAAGAAGTTAATACTTAGCTAATCCCATGAGGATATATATCTTACAGGTCTCATAATTGCGGAACATATCCTGGACGAGCATGTGGTACAGCTGGAGAATGATTTGTGGAGCTGCCTGGGCATAGGCCTGAACAAACAGATACAACTCAATGTTGGAGGTTTGTGTGGCCTTGGCCAAGCACTTCATGCGCTCcacatcgtcgtcgtcgtggAAGAGTCCCTCTATGGCCCAAAACAAGCGCGTACATAACCTTATCGTTTGAAAGTTAATAAACATGGCAGTGACCCACTTTGCAATCCAATGACTCACCTGAAGATCACAAAGAAAGGGAACAGGAACAACTTGAGCAGTCCAATGCCAAGGGCAACGCATTTATTGCGTTCCGAGCAGGCGCAATCCCTCTGTTCCTTTGAAGTCGCCACCACGATGAAAGTGATCACGGGGGGTAGGATCACCAGGACCAGGGTGCCAGCTCCCAGTGC carries:
- the LOC6609690 gene encoding uncharacterized protein LOC6609690, whose product is MTDTVVHAATPPPHILGYTVRSRMRIWVSYIVPTCLGLLVYIVQTASDVALSYQHFSQKEPALGAGTLVLVILPPVITFIVVATSKEQRDCACSERNKCVALGIGLLKLFLFPFFVIFRLCTRLFWAIEGLFHDDDDVERMKCLAKATQTSNIELYLFVQAYAQAAPQIILQLYHMLVQDMFRNYETSAVQSLSLVFSAIDLAAITTSYHRMESQRRVGRHYPWATPQQVDSHRCQLEQNERLCCEAERKKRESERTITSFPESDKIMENFRARKSLPNSGEATHELQIQGEDEVDNDALEQLETRALLHSGPIDNATDEEKIQGTRPRLKVRYEDLGDLDTIEVLDSIPETPAPPPPPKTAPPELPVLKPTEEDPPTPDLRRTMSDNEHRKSRRVTRPLSQLETFKDMLLVNAQLYIKENVPHPPKLLMGRLKDEDPEEHTVLISQSPKPSPLTPKDVVDFYFPRPTKIVNGIQQDDFAGRTVSFFGWIAFITMRMLSLSTFCVFYPKAFFILVGVHYALMLGCLALETRCRGSWSRSLFLLLLAYIYIYVLMEFRVSFKNIRLWYGGYLVLTLVENITISSIWYANEEFESWWFGFIWEWIVYSGILFLATLIVYYCILRPKEVSLIVEDDSPQGDQQESPGDQAVA